A window of Synergistaceae bacterium genomic DNA:
CCCCTAAGGGCTGCTGTAAGAGAAAAATTTAAAGACTGGAATAAAAAGCCACTTATAAGTATTCTAAAATAATCGCCTCCGATGGCAAGAACTGCCGGTTCTGCACCAAGAAAGGTCATAAGAGGATCTCTAAAGATCTGTACTATAAAGAAATAGGGAAGGGCAAGACCAAGAAAACTGATCAGAAGCACATGCTGTAATGTATCTTCTATTTTGTCTTCTTCCCCTGAGCCAATATGCCGTGCCACCAGAGCTGTACATCCCACATTCACCGATTGAACCAAAGAAATTCCGATAAAAAGGGGTTGATTGACAATTCCTACGGCCGCCACTGATTGATTGGCTATCAGTTTGCTGGCTACATTGCCCAGCATCATC
This region includes:
- a CDS encoding MATE family efflux transporter, producing the protein MVSKKPSPDERLHSIHRKEVIRIAWPVLLELILASLFSMVDMMMLGNVASKLIANQSVAAVGIVNQPLFIGISLVQSVNVGCTALVARHIGSGEEDKIEDTLQHVLLISFLGLALPYFFIVQIFRDPLMTFLGAEPAVLAIGGDYFRILISGFLFQSLNFSLTAALRG